In a single window of the Anguilla rostrata isolate EN2019 chromosome 4, ASM1855537v3, whole genome shotgun sequence genome:
- the LOC135253180 gene encoding L-selectin-like isoform X2, with the protein MRNYRVSLRQGSQQVKVKWFLILICDILMTGYTLGWTYHYSNTTMDWATARQWCNTTYTDLVAIQNQNEISYLNKTLPRKKDYYWIGIRKINGTWTWIGTNEKIAEKDGHWAEKEPNNKLHEDCVEIYIKRDEDEGKWNDENCGKQKHPLCFKAHCNATTCSNAGECTETINNYTCKCAPGFKGPHCQDAVQCERPVIPQYGWMDCNGPHGNHSYMSTCKFHCAEGFSLQGQPERNCNASGEWTGSTPVCKGVDCKGPSEPKDGYVNCSGSSTTSSLACEFSCSKGFLLLGPKKVTCNPAGLWTGKSPFCASFMYVAAAFAGTTILSTSCFLFFCLMHCRKRKKTVQKRLPEEDRPQPDEEPEDVQ; encoded by the exons AGAAACTATAGGGTCTCCCTCAGGCAAGGGTCTCAGCAAGTGAAAGTGAAATGGTTTCTCATTCTCATATGTG ATATTTTGATGACTGGATACACACTTGGATGGACCTACCATTACAGCAATACAACCATGGACTGGGCCACAGCAAGGCAATGGTGCAACACTACTTACACAGACTTAGTTGCCATTCAGAACCAGAATGAAATCAGTTACCTTAATAAAACCCTTCCCAGAAAAAAGGACTATTACTGGATTGGAATTCGGAAGATAAATGGCACCTGGACATGGATTggaacaaatgagaaaatagcGGAAAAAGATGGACACTGGGCTGAAAAGGAACCCAACAATAAACTACATGAAGATTGTGTGGAAATATACATCAAAAGAGACGAAGATGAGGGTAAATGGAACGATGAAAATTgcggaaaacaaaaacatccctTGTGCTTCAAag CTCACTGCAATGCAACAACATGCAGCAATGCAGGGGAATGCACAGAAACTATTAACAACTACACGTGCAAATGTGCCCCAGGGTTCAAAGGACCTCATTGCCAAGATG cTGTTCAATGTGAAAGACCTGTAATACCCCAGTACGGCTGGATGGACTGCAATGGTCCCCACGGAAACCACAGCTACATGTCAACGTGCAAGTTTCACTGCGCTGAGGGCTTCTCTCTGCAGGGTCAGCCGGAACGCAACTGCAACGCATCAGGAGAATGGACAGGATCCACACCAGTATGTAAAG GTGTGGATTGCAAAGGTCCTTCTGAACCGAAGGATGGATATGTGAACTGCTCTGGATCATCTACCACTTCAAGTTTAGCCTGTGAATTTAGCTGTTCTAAGGGCTTTCTGTTACTGGGACCAAAAAAGGTCACATGCAATCCTGCAGGCCTCTGGACTGGAAAGAGCCCATTTTGTGCaa GCTTTATGTATGTCGCAGCGGCTTTTGCTGGGACCACCATCCTCTCAACATcctgtttcttatttttctgtttgatgCATTGCAGAAAAA GAAAGAAGACTGTACAAAAACG ACTTCCAGAGGAAGACAGACCACAACCTGATGAAGAACCTGAAGATGTACAGTAA
- the LOC135253180 gene encoding L-selectin-like isoform X1: MRNYRVSLRQGSQQVKVKWFLILICDILMTGYTLGWTYHYSNTTMDWATARQWCNTTYTDLVAIQNQNEISYLNKTLPRKKDYYWIGIRKINGTWTWIGTNEKIAEKDGHWAEKEPNNKLHEDCVEIYIKRDEDEGKWNDENCGKQKHPLCFKAHCNATTCSNAGECTETINNYTCKCAPGFKGPHCQDAVQCERPVIPQYGWMDCNGPHGNHSYMSTCKFHCAEGFSLQGQPERNCNASGEWTGSTPVCKGVDCKGPSEPKDGYVNCSGSSTTSSLACEFSCSKGFLLLGPKKVTCNPAGLWTGKSPFCASFMYVAAAFAGTTILSTSCFLFFCLMHCRKRKKTVQKRLPEEDRPQPDEEPEDVSNCMEEENWEEV; the protein is encoded by the exons AGAAACTATAGGGTCTCCCTCAGGCAAGGGTCTCAGCAAGTGAAAGTGAAATGGTTTCTCATTCTCATATGTG ATATTTTGATGACTGGATACACACTTGGATGGACCTACCATTACAGCAATACAACCATGGACTGGGCCACAGCAAGGCAATGGTGCAACACTACTTACACAGACTTAGTTGCCATTCAGAACCAGAATGAAATCAGTTACCTTAATAAAACCCTTCCCAGAAAAAAGGACTATTACTGGATTGGAATTCGGAAGATAAATGGCACCTGGACATGGATTggaacaaatgagaaaatagcGGAAAAAGATGGACACTGGGCTGAAAAGGAACCCAACAATAAACTACATGAAGATTGTGTGGAAATATACATCAAAAGAGACGAAGATGAGGGTAAATGGAACGATGAAAATTgcggaaaacaaaaacatccctTGTGCTTCAAag CTCACTGCAATGCAACAACATGCAGCAATGCAGGGGAATGCACAGAAACTATTAACAACTACACGTGCAAATGTGCCCCAGGGTTCAAAGGACCTCATTGCCAAGATG cTGTTCAATGTGAAAGACCTGTAATACCCCAGTACGGCTGGATGGACTGCAATGGTCCCCACGGAAACCACAGCTACATGTCAACGTGCAAGTTTCACTGCGCTGAGGGCTTCTCTCTGCAGGGTCAGCCGGAACGCAACTGCAACGCATCAGGAGAATGGACAGGATCCACACCAGTATGTAAAG GTGTGGATTGCAAAGGTCCTTCTGAACCGAAGGATGGATATGTGAACTGCTCTGGATCATCTACCACTTCAAGTTTAGCCTGTGAATTTAGCTGTTCTAAGGGCTTTCTGTTACTGGGACCAAAAAAGGTCACATGCAATCCTGCAGGCCTCTGGACTGGAAAGAGCCCATTTTGTGCaa GCTTTATGTATGTCGCAGCGGCTTTTGCTGGGACCACCATCCTCTCAACATcctgtttcttatttttctgtttgatgCATTGCAGAAAAA GAAAGAAGACTGTACAAAAACG ACTTCCAGAGGAAGACAGACCACAACCTGATGAAGAACCTGAAGAT GTGTCTAACTGCATGGAAGAGGAGAACTGGGAGGAAGTCTAA